A part of Melospiza georgiana isolate bMelGeo1 chromosome 16, bMelGeo1.pri, whole genome shotgun sequence genomic DNA contains:
- the DCUN1D3 gene encoding DCN1-like protein 3, translating to MGQCVTKCKNPSSTLGSKNGERDSGSKSHSKRSAVHKDDHGSACGKASGDILVNGTKKTDAAVESSQPPTFSGDAKKDSVCSAEESSLQRIGELFRRYKDEREDAILEEGMERFCNDLCVDPTEFKVLVLAWKFQAATMCKFTRKEFFEGCKAINADSIDGICARFPSLLNEAKQEDKFKDLYRFTFQFGLDSEEGQRSLHREIAIALWKLVFTQNKPPILDQWLHFLIKNPSGIKGISRDTWNMFLNFTQVIGPDLSNYSEDEAWPSLFDTFVEWEMERRKKEEETKSVLSSDTEGPCADGQT from the exons ATGGGCCAGTGTGTCACCAAGTGCAAGAACCCTTCTTCTACCCTTGGCAGCAAAAATGGGGAGAGAGACTCTGGCAGCAAATCCCACAGCAAGAGAAGTGCAGTCCACAAAGACGACCATGGCTCAGCCTGCGGGAAGGCTTCAGGAGACATCCTTGTGAATGGGACAAAGAAAACAGATGCTGCTGTAGAGTCCAGTCAGCCTCCAACGTTTTCTGGAGATGCAAAGAAAGACTCTGTTTGCAGTGCAGAGGAATCTTCTCTTCAGAGGATTGGGGAGTTGTTCAGGAGGTATAAGGACGAGCGGGAAGATGCCATACTGGAAGAAGGAATGGAACGATTTTGCAATGACCTCTGTGTTGATCCCACTGAATTTAAAGTACTAGTTTTGGCTTGGAAATTCCAGGCTGCTACCATGTGCAAATTTACAAG GAAGGAGTTTTTTGAAGGCTGCAAAGCAATAAATGCAGACAGCATTGATGGCATTTGTGCAAGGTTCCCCAGCCTCCTAAACGAAGCCAAGCAGGAGGATAAATTCAAGGATCTCTATCGTTTCACCTTCCAGTTTGGCCTGGACTCTGAAGAAGGACAGAGGTCGCTACATCGGGAAATAGCCATTGCCCTTTGGAAATTAGTCTTCACCCAAAACAAGCCCCCTATTTTGGACCAGTGGTTACACTTCCTAATCAAGAACCCCTCAGGAATCAAGGGAATCTCCCGGGACACGTGGAACATGTTTCTAAATTTTACTCAGGTGATTGGACCGGACCTTAGCAACTACAGCGAGGACGAGGCCTGGCCGAGCCTCTTTGACACCTTTGTGGAGTGGGAAATGGAGCgcaggaaaaaggaggaggaaaccAAAAGTGTTCTGTCCTCGGACACAGAGGGGCCGTGTGCGGACGGACAGACCTAG
- the REXO5 gene encoding RNA exonuclease 5 isoform X2, translated as MDWCDYLKPLLPAFPFPQVKSCHLSAALLGEDSEISQEQLYELLKYAALGKCHEAAQPSWCRIYHQSHLAGVVVVVLHEMSQLHFYRFYLQFKHLRKVFRHRFTLAPSANFPVSLYGEGTNLKPQKTPQGLTSTSSECTAKSSDLQCDPIIQRYGEKKQGLTSYTLTLEEQKKNDYPIEGSPGCKGYISTECDQQRTDNSPLFGLDCEMCLTAKGNEVTRVSLVDARGHCLLNELVKPESRVFNYRTRFSGITRKMLLPVKTRLSDIQTRLKKMLPHDAVLVGHSLNSDLQALEMIHPSVIDTSLLFARSEGRRFKLKFLAKAVLGKEIQCEQKLGHDPTEDARAALELAQFFIEQGPTKVAELNLEMLLTAEKLAEVSKNKAVQQPQGCGLQEQLNEPPPLSKPCFLDCLQVTGQKPLLLGRQGSDSSDLCQSNLNTSNKQILQRALEDVPLSKFSIIQFTLGPGYLASHLHAGLHEKVSSKLTDMLTIYAGPFEENFCIKSVKKEFGRCGPIQSLTVVTETFQPYVCIQYEVLEAAQLAVECLNGAEVAGSCIKVQRPVTAAMLDCNVLIKELELDVENEGVIYVAGLKKSLTETELQEEFGQLKHLEALFLPKDLQSGKHRSCCFLKFQKTQSALGALEAMNGCTMKGSELRSRKALAPGHLWKWIWQMNHSNEKQGKHIFYEKMEQLSDSEQDLRKKVKKLDQNIRKLYRSLQNNTLCVVLFPGVNSTHGSQPGLGLMGIKDDEGRSAC; from the exons atggACTGGTGTGATTACCTGAAACCTCTCTTAccagcatttccctttccacaGGTGAAGTCCTGTCATttgtcagcagctctgctgggtgagGACTCAGAAatcagccaggagcagctgtaTGAGCTGCTGAAATACGCAGCTCTGGGGAAATGCCAcgaggcagcacagcccag CTGGTGCCGTATTTATCACCAAAGCCACCTGGCTGGGGTTGTGGTTGTTGTTCTGCACGAAATGAGCCAACTCCATTTCTACAGATTCTATTTACAGTTCAAACACCTCAGGAAAGTGTTTCGCCAT agaTTCACATTAGCACCTTCTGCCAACTTCCCAGTCAGCCTGTATGGAGAAGGAACAAACCTGAAACCTCAAAAGACTCCACAAG GCTTGACTTCCACCAGCAGTGAGTGCACTGCTAAAAGCTCAGACTTGCAATGTGATCCCATCATTCAGAgatatggagaaaaaaaacaaggcCTTACCAGCTATACTCTGACTTtagaagagcagaaaaaaaatgactATCCCATAGAAG GTTCCCCTGGATGCAAGGGCTACATCTCCACAGAGTGTGATCAGCAGAGGACAGACAACAGCCCTCTCTTTGGTCTGGATTGTGAAATG TGCCTGACTGCCAAGGGCAACGAGGTGACGCGCGTGTCGCTGGTGGATGCGCGGGGCCACTGCCTCCTGAACGAGCTGGTCAAGCCTGAGAGCAGAGTGTTCAACTACCGCACCAG ATTCTCAGGAATCACAAGGAAAATGCTTCTTCCAGTGAAGACAAGACTGTCAGACATCCAAACCAGGCTAAAAAAAATGCTTCCCCATGATGCAGTATTGGTGGGCCATTCTTTAAATTCTGATCTTCAGGCTTTGGAA ATGATCCACCCCAGCGTTATTGATACTTCACTGCTTTTTGCCAGAAGTGAAGGTCGAAGATTTAAGCTAAAATTTCTAGCCAAAGCTGTTTTAGG GAAGGAGATTCAGTGTGAACAGAAGCTTGGGCATGATCCTACAGAAGATGCCAGAGCTGCATTGGAGTTAGCTCAATTCTTCATTGAGCAAGGACCAACAAAG GTAGCAGAACTAAACTTGGAGATGCTTCTGACAGCTGAAAAACTGGCTGAGGTCTCAAAGAACAAAGCTGTGCAACAGCCCCAGGGATGTGGGCTCCAGGAACAGCTGAATGAGCCTCCACCATTATCCAAACCATG TTTTTTAGATTGTCTGCAGGTGACTGGCCAAAAACCCCTCCTTTTGGGCAGACAGGGATCAGACTCTTCTGACCTGTGTCAGAGTAACCTGAACACTTCAAACAAACAG ATCCTTCAGAGAGCCTTGGAAGATGTTCCCCTGTCCAAATTCAGTATCATTCAGTTCACTTTGGGTCCAGGGTACCTTGCATCTCACCTTCACGCTGGACTTCatgaaaag GTGAGCAGCAAGCTGACTGACATGCTGACAATTTACGCAGGTCCTTTTGAAGAAAACTTCTGCATCAAGTCTGTGAAGAAAGAATTTGGGAGGTGTGGACCAATCCAGTCCCTTACAGTGGTAACTGAAACATTCCAG CCCTATGTCTGTATCCAATATGAAGTGCTGGAAGCTGCCCAGCTTGCTGTGGAGTGCCTGAATGGAGCTGAGGTAGCAGGATCCTGCATTAAG GTCCAGAGACCAGTCACTGCAGCAATGCTGGACTGCAATGTTCTGATTAAGGAATTAGAACTGGATGTAGAAAATGAAGGTGTGATTTATGTGGCTGGTCTGAAGAAGTCATTAACAGAGACAGAGTTGCAAGAAGAATTTGGCCAGTTGAAGCACCTGGAAGCACTGTTCCTGCCAAAGGATCTTCAGAGTGGAAAGCataggagctgctgcttcctca AATTCCAGAAAACCCAGAGTGCTCTGGGTGCCCTTGAAGCCATGAATGGATGCACCATGAAGGGTAGTGAGTTAAGAAGTAGGAAAGCCCTTGCTCCAGGTCACCTCTGGAAATGGATTTGGCAAATGAATCACAGCAATGAGAAGCAAGGAAAACACATCTTCTATGAGAAAATGGAGCAGCTGTCTGACTCT GAGCAGGATCTAAGGAAAAAGGTGAAGAAGTTAGACCAGAATATCAGAAAGCTCTATAGGAGCCTGCAGAATAACACCCTGTGTGTTGTTCTCTTTCCTGGAGTGAACAG CACACATGGATCACAACCCGGCCTTGGTCTGATGGGAATAAAAGATGATGAAGGGAGGAGTGCTTGTTAA
- the REXO5 gene encoding RNA exonuclease 5 isoform X1 yields the protein MAKGLCLNGRKRLGEGAEGPRAARKRRKADGGGPGRGPEVKSCHLSAALLGEDSEISQEQLYELLKYAALGKCHEAAQPSWCRIYHQSHLAGVVVVVLHEMSQLHFYRFYLQFKHLRKVFRHRFTLAPSANFPVSLYGEGTNLKPQKTPQGLTSTSSECTAKSSDLQCDPIIQRYGEKKQGLTSYTLTLEEQKKNDYPIEGSPGCKGYISTECDQQRTDNSPLFGLDCEMCLTAKGNEVTRVSLVDARGHCLLNELVKPESRVFNYRTRFSGITRKMLLPVKTRLSDIQTRLKKMLPHDAVLVGHSLNSDLQALEMIHPSVIDTSLLFARSEGRRFKLKFLAKAVLGKEIQCEQKLGHDPTEDARAALELAQFFIEQGPTKVAELNLEMLLTAEKLAEVSKNKAVQQPQGCGLQEQLNEPPPLSKPCFLDCLQVTGQKPLLLGRQGSDSSDLCQSNLNTSNKQILQRALEDVPLSKFSIIQFTLGPGYLASHLHAGLHEKVSSKLTDMLTIYAGPFEENFCIKSVKKEFGRCGPIQSLTVVTETFQPYVCIQYEVLEAAQLAVECLNGAEVAGSCIKVQRPVTAAMLDCNVLIKELELDVENEGVIYVAGLKKSLTETELQEEFGQLKHLEALFLPKDLQSGKHRSCCFLKFQKTQSALGALEAMNGCTMKGSELRSRKALAPGHLWKWIWQMNHSNEKQGKHIFYEKMEQLSDSEQDLRKKVKKLDQNIRKLYRSLQNNTLCVVLFPGVNSTHGSQPGLGLMGIKDDEGRSAC from the exons ATGGCGAAGGGGCTGTGCCTCAACGGGCGCAAGCGGCTCGGCGAAGGCGCGGAGGGGCCGCGGGCGGCGCGGAAGAGGCGGAAGGCGGATGGCGGCGGCCCGGGCAGGGGCCCCGAG GTGAAGTCCTGTCATttgtcagcagctctgctgggtgagGACTCAGAAatcagccaggagcagctgtaTGAGCTGCTGAAATACGCAGCTCTGGGGAAATGCCAcgaggcagcacagcccag CTGGTGCCGTATTTATCACCAAAGCCACCTGGCTGGGGTTGTGGTTGTTGTTCTGCACGAAATGAGCCAACTCCATTTCTACAGATTCTATTTACAGTTCAAACACCTCAGGAAAGTGTTTCGCCAT agaTTCACATTAGCACCTTCTGCCAACTTCCCAGTCAGCCTGTATGGAGAAGGAACAAACCTGAAACCTCAAAAGACTCCACAAG GCTTGACTTCCACCAGCAGTGAGTGCACTGCTAAAAGCTCAGACTTGCAATGTGATCCCATCATTCAGAgatatggagaaaaaaaacaaggcCTTACCAGCTATACTCTGACTTtagaagagcagaaaaaaaatgactATCCCATAGAAG GTTCCCCTGGATGCAAGGGCTACATCTCCACAGAGTGTGATCAGCAGAGGACAGACAACAGCCCTCTCTTTGGTCTGGATTGTGAAATG TGCCTGACTGCCAAGGGCAACGAGGTGACGCGCGTGTCGCTGGTGGATGCGCGGGGCCACTGCCTCCTGAACGAGCTGGTCAAGCCTGAGAGCAGAGTGTTCAACTACCGCACCAG ATTCTCAGGAATCACAAGGAAAATGCTTCTTCCAGTGAAGACAAGACTGTCAGACATCCAAACCAGGCTAAAAAAAATGCTTCCCCATGATGCAGTATTGGTGGGCCATTCTTTAAATTCTGATCTTCAGGCTTTGGAA ATGATCCACCCCAGCGTTATTGATACTTCACTGCTTTTTGCCAGAAGTGAAGGTCGAAGATTTAAGCTAAAATTTCTAGCCAAAGCTGTTTTAGG GAAGGAGATTCAGTGTGAACAGAAGCTTGGGCATGATCCTACAGAAGATGCCAGAGCTGCATTGGAGTTAGCTCAATTCTTCATTGAGCAAGGACCAACAAAG GTAGCAGAACTAAACTTGGAGATGCTTCTGACAGCTGAAAAACTGGCTGAGGTCTCAAAGAACAAAGCTGTGCAACAGCCCCAGGGATGTGGGCTCCAGGAACAGCTGAATGAGCCTCCACCATTATCCAAACCATG TTTTTTAGATTGTCTGCAGGTGACTGGCCAAAAACCCCTCCTTTTGGGCAGACAGGGATCAGACTCTTCTGACCTGTGTCAGAGTAACCTGAACACTTCAAACAAACAG ATCCTTCAGAGAGCCTTGGAAGATGTTCCCCTGTCCAAATTCAGTATCATTCAGTTCACTTTGGGTCCAGGGTACCTTGCATCTCACCTTCACGCTGGACTTCatgaaaag GTGAGCAGCAAGCTGACTGACATGCTGACAATTTACGCAGGTCCTTTTGAAGAAAACTTCTGCATCAAGTCTGTGAAGAAAGAATTTGGGAGGTGTGGACCAATCCAGTCCCTTACAGTGGTAACTGAAACATTCCAG CCCTATGTCTGTATCCAATATGAAGTGCTGGAAGCTGCCCAGCTTGCTGTGGAGTGCCTGAATGGAGCTGAGGTAGCAGGATCCTGCATTAAG GTCCAGAGACCAGTCACTGCAGCAATGCTGGACTGCAATGTTCTGATTAAGGAATTAGAACTGGATGTAGAAAATGAAGGTGTGATTTATGTGGCTGGTCTGAAGAAGTCATTAACAGAGACAGAGTTGCAAGAAGAATTTGGCCAGTTGAAGCACCTGGAAGCACTGTTCCTGCCAAAGGATCTTCAGAGTGGAAAGCataggagctgctgcttcctca AATTCCAGAAAACCCAGAGTGCTCTGGGTGCCCTTGAAGCCATGAATGGATGCACCATGAAGGGTAGTGAGTTAAGAAGTAGGAAAGCCCTTGCTCCAGGTCACCTCTGGAAATGGATTTGGCAAATGAATCACAGCAATGAGAAGCAAGGAAAACACATCTTCTATGAGAAAATGGAGCAGCTGTCTGACTCT GAGCAGGATCTAAGGAAAAAGGTGAAGAAGTTAGACCAGAATATCAGAAAGCTCTATAGGAGCCTGCAGAATAACACCCTGTGTGTTGTTCTCTTTCCTGGAGTGAACAG CACACATGGATCACAACCCGGCCTTGGTCTGATGGGAATAAAAGATGATGAAGGGAGGAGTGCTTGTTAA
- the ERI2 gene encoding ERI1 exoribonuclease 2 produces MATKRLARRLGLARSSARTRSGARAGAGQRFAFLIVLDFEATCWGDRDRRGPEIIEFPAVLLNTSTGAIESEFHMYVQPQEHPILSEFCKELTGITQNQVDQGVPLNICLSQFMKWIQKIQKEKKIMFSTDSQSNSTSEAKACTFVTWTDWDLGVCLHYECRRKQLRKPDILNSWIDLKATYRAFYNRKPKGLNGALQDLGIAFEGREHSGLDDSRNTARLAWRLICDGCVLKVTKSLDKAHQKSNLISRTLTVNVTDKTPLGSKSRSETSRDVETKPLAENKHKGIAGNKINSNLQAGEQQIPCTDPSADVCVVASSSSRTEFHARCQSSSAASPDRFPVPLGVAQPCPSPAPAGIQQGLSTGQPLRTARPSLPAQGSGLVLVSTTIPSVTVSTGDISTSSECLSLLTDWEDVALIPESQYEQNPDSVQLEDDSSTNSLITVSEEETISKQLAVTSSDNQSLEESVAPMEPRRSVVYKSPDTTIYNIGTVQRQTSKFSAFKLPSAKGNAVPAQSALTGNYSTPLEAPKRKPTSPRTCPPAKKQSFHIYQENTSSFDHSLPLRSSNLPRVFPAVLNSTVNLNEPVRAVRNGKSTPPLCNCGRRAKKLSVSNAGPNHGRAFYCCPVGKQGGNKKSCGYFKWEYALLKEKSSGLTFNADAVTSLGTVPSNSENSSNKKYWCLRPSMRT; encoded by the exons atggccaccaAGCGCCTGGCCAg GCGGCTGGGGCTGGCGCGGAGCAGCGCACGGACGCGGAgcggggcgcgggcgggcgcggggcagCGCTTCGCCTTCCTGATCGTCCTGGACTTCGAGGCCACGTGCTGGGGAGACCGCGACCGGCGCGGGCCCGAGATCA TTGAATTTCCAGCAGTCCTGTTAAACACCTCAACAGGAGCCATTGAATCTGAATTCCACATGTatgtgcagccccaggagcatcCTATTCTCTCTGAATTCTGTAAAGAACTAACTGGCATAACACAG AATCAAGTGGACCAAGGGGTGCCTCTCAACATTTGCTTATCACAGTTTATGAAATGGATTCAGAAGAtacagaaggagaagaaaattatgTTCAGTACAGATAGTCAGAGTAATTCTACTTCAGAAGCAAAAGCGTGTACCTTTGTAACATGGACAG ACTGGGACCTGGGTGTGTGTTTGCACTACGAgtgcaggaggaagcagctgcgCAAACCCGACATTCTGAATTCCTGGATTGATCTCAAAGCGACCTACAGG GCCTTCTATAACAGAAAGCCTAAGGGGCTCAATGGGGCTTTGCAGGATTTGGGGATAGCTTTTGAAGGACGGGAACATTCTG GGTTGGATGATTCCCGGAACACTGCTCGTCTTGCTTGGAGGCTGATTTGTGATGGATGTGTGCTCAAAGTTACTAAATCTTTGGATAAG GCACATCAGAAGAGTAATTTAATTTCCAGAACACTGACTGTAAATGTCACTGACAAGACTCCACTGGGAAGTAAGAGCAGATCTGAAACATCTAGAGATGTTGAAACAAAACCTCTGGCTGAGAACAAACACAAGGGTATTGCTGGAAACAAGATAAATTCTAATCtccaggctggggagcagcagatcCCTTGCACTGATCCCTCTGCAGATGTCTGTGTTgtagccagcagcagctcaaggACTGAATTCCATGCTCGATGCCAAAGCTcttcagcagcatctcctgacaGGTTTCCTGTTCCCCTGGGTGTGGCACAGCcatgtcccagccctgcaccagcAGGCATCCAGCAGGGACTGAGCACTGGGCAGCCTCTGAGGACAGCCAGGCCcagcctcccagcacagggctcagggctggtgctggTCTCCACCACCATCCCCTCAGTCACTGTCTCCACTGGGGACATCAGCACCAGCTCTGAGTGCCTGTCTCTGCTGACAGACTGGGAAGATGTTGCTTTGATACCAGAATCTCAATATGAACAAAATCCAGACTCTGTTCAGCTCGAGGATGACTCAAGTACAAACAGTCTAATAACCGTGTCTGAAGAAGAAACTATTTCAAAACAATTGGCTGTGACAAGTTCAGATAATCAGAGTTTGGAGGAAAGTGTGGCACCCATGGAACCCCGGAGGTCTGTTGTTTACAAAAGTCCTGATACTACAATCTATAATATAGGGACAGTTCAAAGGCAGACTTCAAAATTTTCAGCTTTCAAGTTACCATCTGCAAAGGGAAATGCTGTTCCAGCACAATCAGCATTAACTGGAAATTACTCTACTCCGTTAGAGGCTCCTAAAAGAAAGCCAACTAGTCCAAGAACATGCCCACCAGCAAAAAAGCAGTCTTTTCATATATATCAAGAGAACACTTCCTCTTTTGATCACTCCTTACCTTTGAGAAGTTCAAACTTGCCCAGAGTATTTCCTGCAGTTCTGAACTCCACAGTAAATCTGAATGAGCCTGTGAGAGCTGtgagaaatggaaaatcaaCTCCCCCTCTGTGTAACTGTGGCCGAAGAGCCAAAAAACTCTCTGTGTCAAATGCTGGCCCAAATCATGGCAGAGCATTTTATTGTTGTCCTGTTGGCAAGCAAGGAGGAAATAAGAAAAGTTGTGGATACTTCAAGTGGGAATATGCGCTTCTGAAAGAGAAATCTAGTGGTCTCACCTTTAATGCAGATGCTGTGACCTCTCTTGGAACTGTTCCTAGTAATTCAGAGAACTCTTCCAACAAAAAATATTGGTGTCTTAGACCCTCTATGAGAACTTGA